Sequence from the Corallococcus sp. EGB genome:
CCTCACCCAACTGGAGAACGCGCTGACGGCCTTGGACCCCTCGCAGGCGGGGTTGAAGCAGGAGCTGCTCCGGCCGCTGAGCCTGGCGTACGCGCGCGAGGTGCTGGGGGCGACCCCGTTCGAGCGCATCGAGCAGTACGGCCGCGCGGTGCAGGCGGTGGCCGAGAACCTGCGGCGCGAGGGCGTGACGGCGGAGCCGGTGCTCGCCGAGTGCCGGGACCTGCTGGAGAACCGCCTCCGGGAGCATGCTCGCGTGCTGTCGCGTGAGGTGGCCAGCCCGCCTCCGGCCCCTGGCGCCGTGCTCAATGGCGACGCGTACACCTACTACCGGGGCGAGCTGTCCGCGCAGGCCCCCGACGGCGAGCTGAACGCGCTCGTGGGCCTGGACGGACAATTGATGGCGGCGCGTCCCCCGGCCGCGTCCTCGTTCCTCTCCGACACGGTGCGCGCGGCGGTGGCCGAGGCGGAGCTGTCCTTCCTCCAGTCGCGCATCAAGTACCTGCGCAGCTGGCTGACGCAGCTCCTGACCGCGCTGCCCGCGCCCGAGGCGCTCAACGGACGCGCCGACGCGGAGCGCACCTTCGAACGGCTGGTGCGCAGCCGCTTCCCACAGCTCGCGCTCAAGGAGGGTGAGCTGGTGCGGCTCAAGTCCACGCTGGGCATGCTGGAGGCGCTCCCGGGCGAGCTGGGCGAGAGCGCGCGCAGGCTGTCCACCCAGCTCCGCGGCATCGACGAGGACTTCGGACGCTTCAGCCGGCAGGTGCTGGAGCGGCGGACCGCGCAGTGAGGGCCGGGGTCCTGCACGGAAGGCGGCGCTGAGACGTGCTGGCGCGTCAGCTCACTCCCCTGCGGCAGCGCCTGGATGCGCTCCGCCAGCCCGCGGCGGCCCGCGGCGGTGCGTGGTCCTGGCCCTTCGGCCGCAAGCTGAAGGGGCCGGAGGACCTGGCCCTGCCGGTGCTCGTGGCGCTCGACCGTGAGTTGGATCGCGTGGGCGTCCACACCGCCGCGGATGCCCGGCTGCTGCTCGCGTTGGGCACCCAGCGGGGCAGGGCGGGGGCGCTCGCGCAGGGGCTCGCGGCGCGCGCGAACCAGGCCCTGGCGGAGTACGAGGAGTGCCTGCGCCTCGTGGAGAAGGCGCACCGCTCCGGCGAGGTTCCGCCGGGGGCCCTGACCGCGCTGGACCGCGGCTTCGTGCGGCTGGCCCGCGCGGTGAAGGTGGCGGACCTCTTCAGCCGTCCGCTGGATGCGCAGGGCGGCAACGACGCGCCGTTCGAGATCTTCGAACGCCCGGCGACGACGCGGGAGCGGCCGCCGGCGAACGCGCGCCTGGCCATCGCGGAGCTGCTGGCCGCCCGGGCTCGGGACAACGTCATCGACCTGGTGCAGAAGCGGCGCGACCTGGACCTGGCCCACGAGATGCTGCTGCGCCTGGGCACGACGGACGCGGACCGCGAGCGGAGCATGGCGCTGCGCAACGACGTGGCGGAGGCGCGCGAGCGGGTGCGCGAGGTGCCACCCACGCGCTCCCTGGAGGCGCTGGTGCGCGGCGTGCGGGAGACCGCGCACAAGGACCCCCGGGGCGCCTACCGGACCTTGCAGGGCCTCTACGAGCGCGCCATCGAAGCGGGGGACGCGGAGCTGGCCTCGGCGGCGCGGAAGGCGCTGGCGCCGCTGCTTCCGCCGGAGCCCCGGCTGACGCGGATGGTGGAGGAGGCGGAGGCGGGCGCGCGGCTCGAGTGGCTGGGAGAGGCGGATGCCGAGGCGGAATCCGGCCGTGAGCCCGAGGACGCGCCGGACGAGCAGCTCGCGGACCTGGCGTTCTCCCTGAAGCCGGAGCAGCTGGCCACGTTCGACCTGGCGGCGGGGTGCGCGCGCTACTTCGACGTGGAGGACGCGCTGTCGGAGGAGATCGTCGAGAAGGACGCCGCCGCCGTGCGGGCCGTGCCGCGCCAGGTGCCCTATCCGACGCAGACGATGACCTTCGCCACGACGGGGAGCCTCGACGAGGTCCACCACTTCGTCATCTCGGATCCGCGGCGCATCCTCCAGGACCTGGCGGGGCACCGGCAGCTCGTGCGCACGTACCTGGACGATGCGCCGCCCCCCAAGCCCCGCAAGGTGAAGCGCACCGCCGTGCGCGTCTATGTCTGCGATGCCTCCGGCTCCATGCACGGCGCGCGGGCGCGCTTCCGCGACGCGCTCATCATCGCGGAGCTGAACAACCTGCGCGTGAAGGCGCGGCGCGGAGAGAACTTCGATCCGCTCTACTTCAGCTTCTTCAACGACGTGCCCACGGAGCTGGCGCGCGTGGACACCGCCGCGGAGGCGACCCGGCAGATTGAGAAGCTCTTCCGGGACTCGCCCGCGGAGGGGCAGACGGACATCTCGCTCGCCCTCCTGTCCGCGTTCGACTCCATCCGCGCCGCGCAGGGGCGCGACCCGTACCTCGCTCGCGCTACGGTGGTGCTGATCACCGACGGAGAGGACCGCGTGGACCTGGACCTCATCCGCCGCACCCGCGCGCCCATGGGGGCCCTGGACATCGCGCTGAGCTTTATCTCGCTGGGCGAGGAGAACCCGGACCTCAAGTCCCTGGTGCTGGAGCAGCGCGCCGCCGGAGGCCGCGCCTTCTACCACCCGCTCTCCGACGAGGAGATCCGCTGGGCGCGCACGGAGTTCGACACGCCCTGGCGCACGCTCTTGCCGCGCGACGTGCCGGCCTCGCTGGAGGCGCTGGAGGCCCTGGCCCCGCACCTGGACGCGCTGGAGGCGGTGGCGGCGGGCCGTGCTCCCGGAACGGGCGTGGCCGTGGAGGCGTCCTTCGACGCGCTCTTTCCTCCCATGCCTTCGGCGCCCACCGTGCCGGAGAAACCCGGCGCGGACCTGGTGGCGCGCGTGACGGACATCCTGGAGGCCGTAGGCGAGGCCGCGTCGCTCGCCTCCGCGGACCGGCGCGCGACGGAGAGCGTGGTGCTCCTGCAGCACCTGCTGTCCGTCTACGGACTCACGCCCGCGCGCTACCTGGCCGTGCTGTCCGGCGGCGGGCGTCCGGTGGGCGAGGCGTTGGAACGCGTACGCCTGCTGTGCCGCCCGTTCGGGTAGGCTTCCAGGCACGCGCCATGTTCGGCTTCCTCAAACGCAAGAAGGCACCTCCGGCGCCCGTGGACCCCCTGGCCACGTTCGACCGGCTCATCGAGGACCTGGAGCGCCAGGCGGCCGAGGTGCGCAAGTCCGCCGCCACGCTGCTGGCCCTCAAGGGCGAGCTCTCCCGCGCCGTGACGCGCTACACGGCCCGCCTGGGCGACATCGCCGGACGGTGCCAGACGGCGCACGACCGGGGGGACGCGAAGGGCGTGGGCGTGCTGGAGCGCGACCGCGTGCAGACCGAACGCCTGCTGGAGTCCACGCGCGAGTCGCTGCGGCGCGCGGAGCAGGACGCGGAGCTGCTGCTCGGCGCGGCCGGCGAGCTGGGCGAGCGCGTGGCCGACCTTCGCATCGAGCGGGAGAGCGCCTCCGCGCGCATCGCCGCCGGCGGCATCGTCACGGAGGGACTGCGCGAACAGGTGGAGCGCTTCGACCGAGTGATGGCGCTGGATGCGGCGCGTGACGAGGTGGAGAAGGCGCACGCCCTGGCGGACATCTACCGCGAGGAGCACCAGCCCACCGCGGCGCCCGAGCACGTGAAGTAGGCAGGGCGCTTCAGGTCCGCCGCGCCGTCTGGTGCAGCTCCAGCACGATGTTGCCGCCCTTGAAGAGCCGCACCGCCCCGGACGTCTGGCTCACCGTGAGCGCGATGCAGTGGGTGGAGGACGTGATGCCCGCGGAGGCCGCGTGGCGCGCGCCCAGGCCCAGGGGAATCTTCACCGTGTCGTCGTTGGCGGACAGGTAGCGGCCCGCGGCCAGCACCACGCCGTCCTCGCGGATGACGAACGCGCCGTCCAGCACGGAGAAGTTCTTGATGGCGTCGCGGATCTTCGGGTCGAGCACGTTGCGCTCGGACTCCGACAGGCCCTGGAACGGGTTGATGGTGAGCTGCCGGCTCTTCTCCAGCACGCTCGTGTGGTCGCCAATCGTGATGATGGTCCCGATGGGGTGGCCCTCGAAGCCCTCCTGGCCAATCTGCAGCGCCAGCTGGATGAGCGCGTCCACCACCTGCGAGTTGAACTCCTCGCCCAGCTTCACGCCCTCGATGGCCAGCCGGTCGTCCAGCGACCCGCCGATGCGCATCTGCATCAGCGTGTCCGGCGCGCGCCCCACCTTGCCCGTCATGCAGAGCACGAGGTCGCCTTCCTTGAACGCGCCCTGGGACAGCGCGGAGACGAGCGCCACCTTCACCCGCTCCGTGCGCGAGTAGTCGTATGCGGGGATGACGAGCGCGCGGACCTTCTTGTGCAGGAGGTCCTGCGCCAGCTTGTCCAGCGTCACCGCGTAGACCAGCTTCTTGCGCGCGGGCCTGCCCCGGAGGTCCTCCGGAGGAATGGGCGTGTCGCAGATATAGAGGAAGTGGTCGACCTCGCTCTTGGCGGCCAGGGAGAGCGCCGAGCGCAAGAATTCCCGATCGAACTTCGTGTTCTCGCTCAAGGCGCTCCTCGTGCACCCACGTTTTGAAGCAGGTCAGCTTGACACTGGCAGCTGTATGAATAAAGCTTTCGGGCCCTTTTTTTCGGGGGCAGGCCCCCTCTACCCGTCCCAACGGAGCCGCCGGCTTTGAACCAGAAAGATCTCAAGCGTTACAAGAAGATGCTCGAGGACAGCAAAGCGAGCCTGCTCGAAAGCGCGAAGAAGACCCTGGTGGAGGAGTCATCCTTCGACACGGATGACCTGCCTGATGAAATCGACCAGGCAGCCTCCGAGTACACCCAGTCCATGGTCTTCCGCCTGCGGGACCGCGAGAAGTTCCTCCTGCAGAAGATCGACAGCGCGCTCAAGCGCGTGGAGGAGGGCACGTTCGGCATCTGCGAGCGCTGCGAGGAGGACATCTCCCCCAAGCGCCTGGATGCGCGTCCGGTGACGACGCTCTGCATCCGCTGCAAGGAGGAGCAGGAGAAGAAGGAGAAGTCCTACGGCTGAGGCCGTGGCTTCACCGGGCCGCACGGCGCTTCCATGCCCGTGCGGTCCATGCCTCGCCCGAGAGGCGAAGCCGCTTCAGGCCGCCGCGGGCTGGATCTCCACCCGCAGCAGCTGACGGCCGATGAGGAAGTGATCGCCGTTGTCGACGAAGGTCGGCCCCGCGAGCCGGATGAAGGTGCCGTTGGACGAGCCCACGTCGCGCACCATCAGGCGGTCCCCCCGCACCTGCAGCAGCGCGTGCCGCCCGGACACGAAGCCGTCCGTGGGGAAGGCGATGTCGCCCTGCTCGCGCCCCAGCAGGTTGTCGCCGTCCTTGAGCGGGAAGGCCGCGCCGCGCAGGCCGCCCTCCAACTGCTGGATGAGGCGCAGCCGGTAGCCGGGATCCGGCGAGCCCCACACCTGCGTGCCGCCGGGCCCGAGCGCCGCGGCGGGGATGGGCTCCAGCACCAGGCGCTGACGGCCCAGGCGCAGCTCTCCGCCGGCGGGCAGCTCGCGCTCATTGCGCAGGCGCACGAAGACGCCGTTGGCGCCGCCCACGTCCTCCACGGCCAGCCGCGCGCCGGAGAAGAAGAAGCGCGCCTGCACGGGCATGATGAACGGGTCGTCGGTGAGCGCGATGTCCGCCTGCTGGCCGCAGGTGAGGGTGTCGCGCTGCATGCGCACCAGTGATTCCGGGCCGCCGTCCGCGCGCACCACGCGGATGGATACCTGCGGGCGCGACGAGATGTGCGCCACGGCCATCACCATGGTCCCGGAGCGCAGCGCCGAGCCGCAGGCGCGGCAGACGGTGGCATCCCGGGAATTCTCGGTGTCACAGCGGGGGCAATAGTCCACGGCGTCCATGCGAGGCTCCCTTCTAGCAGGCCCGCGCCGCCTTGGGGGACCGACAGCGCACGGCTTGCTCCCCACCCGAGCGGCATGGTGAAGTCCCGGCCCCACTGACTGGACGCTGACGTGTACTGCCCTTCCTGCGGCGCTGACGCCGAAGACTCCTCCCGCTACTGCCCCGCCTGCGGCGCGACGCTCCTGCGCTCGGCGGACGGCGGCGACGAATATGTGGGCAAGACGATTGCCGCCAAGTACCGGGTGGAGGCCCTCATCGGCGAGGGCGGAATGGGCAAGGTGTACCGGGCCCGCCAGCTCGCGCTGGACAAGGTGGTGGTGCTGAAGGTGCTGCGCCACACGCTCTTGTCGGACGAGCGCACCGTCGCGCGCTTCCAGCGCGAGGCCAAGGCGGCCAGCCGCCTCAACCACCCCAACTCCATCAGCGTGCTGGACTTCGGCCAGGCCGACGACGGCGCGCTCTTCATCGCGATGGAGTACGTGGCCGGGCAGGACCTGCATCAAATTCTCAGCCGCGAGTGGCCGCTGGGCGAGGCGCGCGTGGTGCGCATCGCCCTGCAGATCCTCAGCGCGCTGTCGGACGCGCACGGCGCGGGCGTCATCCACCGGGACCTCAAGCCCGAGAACATCATGGTGGAGCAGCGCCGCAACGAGCCGGACTTCGTGAAGGTGCTGGACTTCGGCATCGCGAAGATCACCGACTCGCAGGACGAGGGCCCGGCCCTCACGCGCGCGGGCTTCGTGTGCGGCACCCCCGAGTACATGTCCCCGGAGCAGGCGCGGGGCGCGGTGTTGGACCACCGCTCGGACCTGTACGCGGTGGGCGTCATCCTCTACCAGCTGATGACGGGCCTCCTGCCCTTCGAGTCCGACTCCGCGGTGGGCTTCGCCACCAAGCACCTCACCGAGGAGCCGCCCCCGCCCACGCGGCGCCGCCCGGACGCGCGCATCTCCCCGGGCATGGAGCGGCTCATCCTCCGCGTCCTGTCCAAGGACCCGGACGACCGGCCGGCCAACGCCGCGGCCTTCAAGGCGGAGCTGCTCGCCGTCGACAAGGAGCGCCGCCGCGGAGGCGCCGCCGGTGACACCGGTGGACGCCGTCCCCAGGCCTCCAACGTGCTGGCCCCCATCCCGCGCCGCTCCCAGGCCGCGCAGAACTCGGCGCGCAACAACACGGGCTGGAACGACGTGACGGTGGAGGCCACCGTGCAGGGCCTGCCCCACTCGCGCACCCCGGTCTCCGAGGAGTCCACGCTCGCGCCCGAGGGCACCCGGACCGCCGTGGCCGCGCCCACCTCCGGTGGTGGTGGCGAGGGCATCATCCTCTTCTTCAAGGCGCTCACCACGGTGCTGGTGCTGGGAGCGGTGGGCTTCTTCGTCTACTACTTCGGCATCGGTGCGGGCAGCGGCTCGGAGAATGGCGGGTACCAGCTTCCGCAGAACGCGCCCCGGCCCATCAACGCGGGCGCGGACGTGCCGGACTACCAGCGGCAGATTCCCAGCGCCTCGCGCAACGTGGACAAGGCGCGCAAGCTGACGCGGGACGGGGACCACGACGTGATGGCCGGCGAGCTGGGCCGCGCCACGTCCCTCTACCGGGAAGCCTTCCAGTACAACCCGGAGGCGGAGCTGGCCCTCAAGCTGGGCGAGCTGTACTGGCAGCGCGACATGACGGACGAGGCCCGCGGCTGGTGGGTGCGCCACCTGACCGACATGCCGGATTCGCGCGCCCGTGAGTACATCGAGGCCCGGCTCGGCAGCCCGGTGGCGCGTCCCCCGGCGCCCTGAGGGCCCGCGGCGCCTGGTGAGCGGCGGTCCGTCCCGGTGCGCGCCCGGCCTGGTGTGAGGCCGGGGCTTCTTCCCGTCAGCCCAGCGTCTCCACCTGCATGACGTGCTGACCCAGGCGGACGCGGTCTCCCGGACGCAGCAGGCGCTCCGTCGCGGGCGGGATGCGCACGAAGGTGCCCAGGCCGCCGGAGAGGTCGCGCAGCAGCGCGCCCGTCGCCGTGGGGCTGAGCTCGCAATGACGGCCAGCGAGCCCCTCGTCGTTCGGGTACGCCAGGTCGCAGTGCGCCTGCCCGATGGTGAGCAGCGCCGCGGCCGTCACCACCGCGCGGCCCGCCCGGCCTCCCATGTGCACCTCCTCCACGCCGTAGAGCGCCTGGCCCAGCGGCACGGGCGAGCCGTACGGCGTGGGCCGGCCCGCCACGGGCGCGGGGGACTCCACGCGGCCGGTGAAGCGGAACAGCCGCTGGCCGGCGCTGAAGAGGGCGCGCGGCGCCAGCGGCTCCGTGCCGGCGAAGGTGACGTAGACGCCCGACGCGCTCGACTCGTCGCGCACGAAGAGGGCGCCGTCCTTCACGAGGAAGGTGGCGTGCAGCGGTGACACGAAGACGTCGTCCGGGAAGAGGATGGCGCCGCGCTGGCGGCCCACCACACAGCCCGTCACCGGCAGCTTGTAGCGCTGGCCGCGCGTCGTCCCGGCGATGACCGCCAGCCCGAAGCGCGAGGCCACCGGCGGCGGACGCGCCGTGGCGCCCGTGGTGGCCGGCGGCGTGGCTCCCGGAGGGACCGGCGCCGTGGCCCCCGTGCCGCCCCGGGGCGGCAGCGTGTTGTCCGGCACGGGCGGAGGCGGCCGGGTGTTGGCGGGCGGAATCGCCGGCCCGTAGCCCGCGCGCGGAGGCGGAGGCGTCCCCACGGCCCGGCGGGCCTCCACCATCAGCCCCTGGGCCGCCGTGGGCGGCGGGGTGCGCGCGGAGGGCTTGAGCCCGGGCGGCACCGCGCTGGGCGGCGGCGGCGTGGGCGGCGCGTACACCTCGCCCGGCCGCGTGAAGCTCGCGACGGCGGCGGGGCGGCCAGGGCTCGCGGCGGGAGGCGGCGTCCCCGGGCGGGCAGGGGGCGCGGCCGCCGGGCGGGGGGCCGGAGCGGCCTCTTCCAGCGCCTGGCCGCACAGCACGCAGGTGGCCGAGCGTGGCGGGTTGTAGCCGTCACAATGCGGGCAGACCACCGGGAGCGCGGACAGCAGAAGCTGAGACATGGGCAGAAGGCCAATCTAGGGGGGCGTGAAACGCCCGGTCAACGAAAGCCTCGGACCTGTATCCAAGGCGCCCGGGCCCCCTGAACCCGGCGGGGTCCGCGATGTTCCAGGGTAACGTTGCCCCTGCTGGTTGAGGCAGTTACGATTGCCACCGCCTCGATGATTCGCCTGAACGACATCCTGCAGCGGGTTGCGTCGTACCACCCGGACCCCGATCTGGACATCATCAAGAAGGCGTACGTCTACTCGGCCAAGGTCCACCAGGGACAACTCCGCAAGTCGGGAGAGCCCTACCTCATCCACCCGCTGGAGGTGGCGGGCATCCTGGCGGAGCTGAAGCTGGACGAGGCCTCCATCGTCACCGGCCTGCTCCACGACACCATCGAGGACACGCTCGCCACCGCGGAGGAGCTCACGGAGCTCTTCGGCCCGGAGGTCGCGCAGCTGGTGGACGGCGTGACGAAGCTGTCCAAGTTCTCCGCGTCCGCGACGCTCTCCCAGGAGGAGAAGCAGGCGGAGAACTTCCGCAAGATGATCATCGCGATGGCGCAGGACATCCGCGTCATCCTCGTGAAGCTGGCGGACCGCACGCACAACATGCGGACGCTGGATCACATGTCCGAGGAGAAGCAGGCCCGCATCGGACAGGAGACGCTGGACATCTACGCGCCCCTGGCCAACCGCCTGGGCATCTCCTGGATCAAGACGGAGCTGGAGGACCTGTCCTTCCGCTACGTGAAGCCGCAGGAGTTCTTCGCGCTGGAGGAGCAGCTCAACAAGCGCAAGAAGGAGCGCGAGAAGTACATCGAGGACACCTGCGACCTGATGCGCGCCAAGCTCCAGGAGCGCGGCCTCAAGGGCGACGTCAGCGGGCGCTTCAAGCACGTCTACAGCATCTGGAAGAAGATCAAGTCGCAGGGCATCGACTTCGATCAGATCCACGACATCATCGCGTTCCGCATCATCGCGCCGTCGGTGCCCGCCTGCTACGAGGCGCTGGGCATGGTGCACCAGATGTGGAAGCCGGTGCCCGGGCGCTTCAAGGACTTCATCGCCATCCCGAAGCCCAACATGTACCAGTCCCTGCACACCACGGTGATTGGTCCGTTGAGCGAGCGCGTGGAGGTGCAGATCCGCACCGCGGAGATGCACAAGATCGCGGAGGAGGGCATCGCCGCGCACTGGGCCTACAAGGAAGGCCGCGCGCCCATCTCCAAGGACGACGAGAAGTTCGCCTGGCTGCGCCAGCTGATGGAGTGGCAGCAGGACTTGAAGGACCCCAAGGAGTTCCTCGAGACGGTGAAGGTGGACCTCTTCACCGACGAGGTCTTCGTCTTCACGCCCAAGGGCGACGTGCGCAGCCTGCCGCGCGGCGCGACGCCGGTGGACTTCGCGTACGCCATCCATTCCGACGTGGGCGGCCGGTGCGTGGGCGCCAAGGTGAACGGGAAGATCGTCCCGCTGCGCTACAAGCTGAAGAACGGCGACACGGTGGAGGTGCTCACCAGCCCGCAGGCGCACCCGTCCAAGGACTGGCTCACCTTCGTCAAAACGAGCCGCGCGCAGCAGCGCATCCGCGGCTTCATCAAGCAGCAGCAGCGCGACAAGAGCCTGCAGCTGGGCCGCGAGCTGGTGGACCGCGAGTTCAAGCGCTTCCAGCTCAACTTCAACAAGCTGATGCGCTCCGGCGAGGTGAAGAAGGTCGCCGAGGAGCTGGGCTTCCGCGTCGAGGACGACATGCTGGTCGCCATCGGCTACGGGAAGGTGACGCCGCAGCAGCTGGTGCAGCGCCTGGTGCCGCAGGAGAAGCTGGCGCAGGCGGAGCCGGCCCCGCGTCCCGCCTCGGACGGCAACGGGACGGGCCATGGCGCGGGGGGCAACGCCTCCATGCTGCCGGGCCTGTCGCGCATGACGGACCTGGCCAAGCGGCTGGTGGGGCGCAACAACCGCAGCGGCGTCCAGATTGGCGGCGTGGACGACGTGCTCGTGCGCTTCGGGCGCTGTTGCAACCCCGTTCCCGGGGACCCCATCGCGGGGTTCATCACGCGGGGGCGGGGGGTGACGGTGCACACGGTGGGGTGTGAGAAGGCCCTGGCCACGGACCCCGAGCGGCGCGTGGACGTGTCCTGGGACGTGAAGGGCGACTTCAAGCGGCCCGTCACGCTGCGCGTGCTGACGGCGGACCGGCCGGGCCTCCTGGCGGACATCACCAACACGTTCTCCAAGAAGAGCGTCAACATCTCCCAGGCCAACTGCCGGGCCACCGGCGATGACCGGGCGGTGAACACCTTCGAGGTCACCATCTCCGACCTCAAGCAGCTGACGGACCTGATGCGCTCCATCGAGCGGTTGACGGGCGTCTACTCGGTCGAGCGAATCTAGCCCGCGCCTGTGCTACAGCGCCCGGCGGACCCGCGGCCCCGCCTTTCAGGAGGGCCGCCTCAACGCGAGGTGTGCTGCATGGCGCGCAAGGCAATCCACTCCGACGACGCCCCCAAGGCGATTGGCCCCTACTCCCAGGCCGTGCAGGTGGACGCCGGGAAGATGACGTTCCTGTCCGGCCAGATTCCCCTGGACCCGAAGACGATGGAGCTCGTCCCCGGGGACGTCGTCGCGCAGGCCGAGCAGGTGATGAAGAACCTGAAGGCCGTGCTCGCCGCCAGCGGCCTGGACTTCAGCCACGTCGTGCGCTGCACCATCTTCCTCACCAACCTGGGTGACTTCGCCAAGGTGAACGAGGTGTACGCGCGCGCCTTCCCGGGCACGCCGCCGGCCCGCGCCACCGTGCAGGTGTCCGCGCTGCCGCGCGGCTCCCAGGTGGAGATCGACGCCATCGCCGTGTCCTGACGTCTCACCGGGCACGCGCTGGAAACACGAAGGCCGCCGGTTCCCGTGGGAGCCGGCGGCCTTGTGTGTTTCAGGAACGGGCGAGGGCTACTTCGCTTCCGCCGCCACCGCGACGCCGGCCTTCTTCAGCTCCTCGTCGATGACGCGCTTGAAGGCCTCGAAGGGCTGCGCGCCCACCAGCGTGCGGCCGTTGATGAAGAAGGTGGGCGTGCCGTTGGCGCCCTTGGAGGCACCATCCGCCATGTCCGCCTCGATCTGCTTGTCGAACTTGCCGGAGTCCAGGGCCGCCTTGAACTTGTTCATGTCCAGCTTCAGCTCCTGGGCGTACTTCTCCAGGCTCTCGCGGTCCAGCGAGCGCTGGTTGGCGAAGAGCTTGTCGTGCATCTCCCAGAACTTGCCCTGCTCGTTCGCGGCCATGGAGGCCTGGGCGGCGAGCTTGGCGTGCTGGTGGAAGGGCAGGGGCTGGTGCTTGAAGGCGAACTTGACCTTGCCCTTGTACTCCTTCTCCACCTGCTCGATGGTCGGCACGGCGCG
This genomic interval carries:
- a CDS encoding bifunctional (p)ppGpp synthetase/guanosine-3',5'-bis(diphosphate) 3'-pyrophosphohydrolase, giving the protein MIRLNDILQRVASYHPDPDLDIIKKAYVYSAKVHQGQLRKSGEPYLIHPLEVAGILAELKLDEASIVTGLLHDTIEDTLATAEELTELFGPEVAQLVDGVTKLSKFSASATLSQEEKQAENFRKMIIAMAQDIRVILVKLADRTHNMRTLDHMSEEKQARIGQETLDIYAPLANRLGISWIKTELEDLSFRYVKPQEFFALEEQLNKRKKEREKYIEDTCDLMRAKLQERGLKGDVSGRFKHVYSIWKKIKSQGIDFDQIHDIIAFRIIAPSVPACYEALGMVHQMWKPVPGRFKDFIAIPKPNMYQSLHTTVIGPLSERVEVQIRTAEMHKIAEEGIAAHWAYKEGRAPISKDDEKFAWLRQLMEWQQDLKDPKEFLETVKVDLFTDEVFVFTPKGDVRSLPRGATPVDFAYAIHSDVGGRCVGAKVNGKIVPLRYKLKNGDTVEVLTSPQAHPSKDWLTFVKTSRAQQRIRGFIKQQQRDKSLQLGRELVDREFKRFQLNFNKLMRSGEVKKVAEELGFRVEDDMLVAIGYGKVTPQQLVQRLVPQEKLAQAEPAPRPASDGNGTGHGAGGNASMLPGLSRMTDLAKRLVGRNNRSGVQIGGVDDVLVRFGRCCNPVPGDPIAGFITRGRGVTVHTVGCEKALATDPERRVDVSWDVKGDFKRPVTLRVLTADRPGLLADITNTFSKKSVNISQANCRATGDDRAVNTFEVTISDLKQLTDLMRSIERLTGVYSVERI
- a CDS encoding RidA family protein, encoding MARKAIHSDDAPKAIGPYSQAVQVDAGKMTFLSGQIPLDPKTMELVPGDVVAQAEQVMKNLKAVLAASGLDFSHVVRCTIFLTNLGDFAKVNEVYARAFPGTPPARATVQVSALPRGSQVEIDAIAVS